The bacterium sequence CCCGGATGTCCCTGCAACCGGGGCCGTCCGCACCGCTCTGCTGTTTCCCTCTGTCTGCCGGGCGCGCTCCGGCCGGGGGGAGCGCCCGCAGAGAATCTCCGAATTGACCCTCGATGTTCCCATGGGGCATGATCTGTCCGTTGTTCCTTACTTTGTGGAGGCGGAAAATGAGAAACCACAATACTTCACCCAGGCCAAATCATTTCAAAACCAGCTTTCTCGCCGCCTTGACGGTCCTGATTACCGCTTGCGCCGCTACCCTCACGAAACCGCAGGATGTGATGTGGACGGGCGATGGGGGCAATGTGGCCCTCAGCGCGCTCTGCGCCCCGGAGCGAACAGCGGGCACTCCAAGAGTGTCCGCTCACAGGATGAATGACATCGCCGTTTGCTATCTGAACCTGTTGGCCGGCCGCGCGGATACGCCCGCCAAGGAAGAAAAAGCGCTTCTCCAGATTGCGAGGAGCTGGATCGGCCGGGCAAGAGCCCAGGATCCGAACTCTCCCTTCAGCGATACGACCGAGGCGTTCGCCTATTTGCTCGAATCACAATCCCAATCCTCGGATGCCCGCAAAGGGAATCTGTCGAAGGCCATCGCCGCGCTGCGCAGCGCACTCCGCACCCAGCCCCACGCGGCGAGCGCCCACCGCCTTCTTGGACGCGCGCTTGCCCTTTCCGGCCAATACCAAGCGGCGGAGCGCGAATTCCGGCTCCTGATCGAGAGCCGCCTCGGGGATGCGGGAACCTACGCCTGGCTCGGCTATGTGTTTGAGAAACAGCAAAAAAATTCTGAAGCCGTTTCACTCTGGAAAAAGGCCTCCGAAATCGGGGCCCCCGCTCCCGAAGCTGCCTGGGCAGTCAAAATGATCAAATGTATACAATCATCGGATTTCTCTTGCTGACGCTTCTCGGCTACGCCACGCCGGAAAATCACCCTCCCATCGGGAAGCTTAAGCCCCCGGGGGAGTTCGTCCGCGCCGCGCAGGACGGAAAAACGGGAAACGTCTTGTTGAAGGAAAAAACTACGGAAGTCCCGGAGAAGAGATAGCGGGCCGGCTACGCCACGCCCGTTGCGCTTTCTCCCGGCTTGGGCAAAAGCTTGGCCACTCGCTCCACGAGCGAGGAAACGTGAATCGGCTTGAGGACAAAATCCTTCGCGCCCGCCCGGATACAGGCCTGAACCGCCTCGGCGGAGCCATTGGAGCTGAGAACCATCGCCCGCGGCGGCTCTTCTCCCTCCGTCTTCAACGCCTCGAGAACTTTCGGCGCGGACATCCCTTCAAATTCGTAGTCCAGAATCAGAAGATGAAACCTGTTGCGCGCCAGAAGATCGATCACTTCCTGGCCGCTCGCGGCGGCGAACACTTCATACCCTTCCCGCCGGAGAGAGTTCTGAATCGAAAGGCGCAGGACGTCATTCGACTCGGTAACAAGAATGCGGGTCATAAGTGCTTCTCAGATATTATACGGGGGGCGGAATTCTGAAAGAAATATAAGCACATTCCGCCGGAAAATTCAAATAAATCCCGCAATTCCCTGGGTTTTTATGACGGACCCCTAAAGGTGCCGGCCGAGCCACTCCAGCGAGGCATCCGCGGCAATCCGGAAAATGGCGGGGTTAATCGCCTCATAAACTTCGGCATGGCTGCCCCCCGGAATCACCAGCAGTTTTTTCGGCTCGCCCGCCCGTGCGTAAAGACTTTCCGCCTCAACGAGGGGAACCATGGTGTCCCGTTCGGTATGGATGAACAAAACCGGGCGCGGGGCGATTCGGTGGACAAAATCCTCGGCCCGGAACGCCATGGCGTAATCAATATTTTCAAGCGGATACCCTTGGGGGTTCTTGTCCTCGGGCCGGTACATTTTCCGGAAAGCTTCCTGCTCCGCCCGGCCGGGCGGGGAGATCTCCTGATAGGGGAAGCGCCTCGACTCCCCCTCGATGACGCGGCGCACGCGGTCCTCCTTCAACCTGTCCAGGAAGTCGAGCCAATCGCTGTAAGACCACTTGCTGCGCATCCACCGCTCCCCGTTCCCGGGCCCGCCGATGGAAATCACGCACCGGATGTTTTCATCCAGGGCCGCCGCCTTGATGGCCGTACACCCCCCGTGGCTTAACCCCAGAACACCGATCCGGTCCGGGTCGATCTCCGGACGGCTCTGCAAATGCGCCACCGCACAGAGAATGTCGCGAACCTGCTCTTCGGGATTGTTCCGGAGGGGGACGCCCTCGCTGTCGCCAAATCCCCGGTGATAGAAGTCCATCACCACATATCCGCGGCCCAGCAACTCGCGCGCATAGGGCGGAACATAGGTTTCCTTCCGGCCGGTGTATCCGTGAATCACGATGACGCCCGGTCTTTTCTCTCCCTTCCATTCCTCTTGCACATGGATCAATCCGGACAATTTCAAACCGTCGCTGTAAAACTGAATTTGCTCTTCCATCCGTTCAGCCCTCACCCTTATCCGCTGGAGGCAAGCCCCCTCAGCGCCCCCTCGAGTGCTTCTTGATAAGTCTCTCCCGGCTTGGCCGGATCGATCATTCAAAGAGGAACATCCACCGGGGCGGAGCAGGATTCAAGTGCGCTCCCCATCTTTTTTCACCAGAGCGTTATCAGGAACATTTGCGTGGAACCGTGCCGGGTTCCCGGTGCGGACGCCTCGATGATTGAACTGACCCGCCCCGAAACGGACGAGAGAAAAGTACGCCTCACCTACAGGGGAATCTGTCCCGCAGCGCTATCAGCAAGAGCGGCTCAATCAGTTGGAATTTCTCCTTCACCGTTTCCAGAAGATTCTTCTCTTGAAGTGAGAACAAATAATTTGTGAAGGTTTCCATGAAAAAAACCGAATTCGTCGTGAACTTCGGCGGCTGACAGAAAATTGTCCGCTATTTTTTCAGGCTGAGATAAGAATTCGCCCGTTCGAATCCTTTTCCCACGCCATACAAATAAAGTTTCAGCGACGCCTTGTCCTGCTCGCTTCCCGATTCCATGATTTCCGTGAATTTCGATATTTTGAATGCCGCCTCGGCATATGCCCCCGCGGAAAGCCAGATGAATCCTGCAACGGCGAAAACCAGAGCCTTTTTCATGACATGCCTCCTCCAAAATGGCTGTTTTCATATTATAGGGGAAACATGGGTGCGGTTTCGCGGAAAATCCTCCTCCGGCAAACTCTTTTCAAGTGAAATATTTCCCCGAATCATGCTATAAAATTCTCCACCTGGAAAAGCCTTTTTGAGGAGACAAAACATGGCGACAGGCATGGACCCCGAGAACGTGGTGCTCACCGAACCGGTCGAAGGTTCCGCCTTTCCCGTCCATTTGATGTACGTGGAAACGCTCGACGGACTTTATGCGCCGATCGGGCTGCGGAAGCCGGAGGGAAAGGGGCCGTTTCCCGTCGTCCTCCTCGCTTCCGGCAACGGCGGCGGCGGCATGGCCTGGATCCGGGATGCCGTCCAGAACCGCGGCTTGATCATGGAGCATCTCCTGGAGGCGGGCTACGCGGCCGTCTGGCTCCGCTACCGCGCCGAGGTCGAGCTGGGCTACAACAACGGCGGCAAGCTCATCGAGGACATGCGCCAGGGGCGCCAGCTCCTCAACCGCTCTCCGCTCGAATACGAAGACGAAATCTGCATCATCGATCACCTCAAAACCCTTCCTCACATTGACCCCGACCGCATCGGCCTGATCGGCATGAGCCACGGCGGCGAGATGGTGCTGAAGATCACCTCCGAGTACCACGGCGTGGCGGCGGCCGTCGCCAGCGAGCCCGCTTCCCATGAATTCCTCGCGCTCACGCCCGACCATACCGCGACCGTGAACGAAGAGACCCGGCTGCGCAACATCGAAGAAATGCAAATGCACGAAATCGAAAAGGTCAGGGCCCGGATCGACAAGGCCCTCGCCATGGAGCGCATCCGCACCATCCAGACGCCCATCCTGGTGATGGGCCGGGACACGGATCATCTGCAGGGTATTTTCCGCACAACGTATGATTTACTGAAAGAAGCCGGCAAGGAAGTCGAATGGGTTTCCTATGACCACCCGCGCCACGGCTACATCTACCCCCTCCGCGGCGCCGGCGACGCCTATGAGATCAACGCCGTCCAGGAGGAGGCCATCCGGACAGTGGTCAACTTCTTCGATCGCCACATGAAGGCGTAGGCCCCTCTTCGATCCGCACGCCGCAAAAAAGCGCCCACGGCATCTGCCATGGGCGCTTTTTGTCGCTTAAGGAAGCAGTGAAAAACCTGCCGGACTTACGGGATCAGCGGAAGAAGCAAATGCGACTCCCGGCCGGGCCCGCTGTGGAGCGTCACCTTCCCGCCGAAAATGCCGATCGGCCGATCTCCCGGATGGTTGTGGCGGAACGGTCCCACGCCCGAGTAGATCCTGCCTTTGACGGCGCCGGGCGGCTGCTCGAAGCCGGGATAGACATAATCCCGCCCCCGCACGCTCAAGGCCACGCGGTGGCCCGCCGGCACGACAATGCTCAGCGGCCAGATCTCCACGTCGAGTTCATACACCTCGCCGGGCTGAAGCGGCTGCTTCTCATCGTGGGCGTGATAGGGCCGGTAGGGCAGCGTGCGCTGCGCATCGAGTTTCCGGTGCGAGGCACGGAGCCAGCCCATCCCGACCGGGGTATGCGGATCGTTCGAGCCCTGGAAGGTGATCTCGCGCATGTCCGGCGTAAACACCCGGAGGATGAGGAACAGGTCCGCGTCCTCCGTCTCCGAGGAGACGAAAAGCTTGGCCGATGCGGGCCCCGTGAATTCCGTATCCTTCCCGCAAGGCTCCATGAAAAACGTCAGGCCCTCTCCCAGGGCGTCATAGGTCACGCTGGCCGCAGAGGGCGCCGCTGTGGAAAGGCCCAGGCCGGCGGGCTGGAGGTGGTACTTCGTCCACTGGGTCCTTGCCAGCGGCCACTCTTTTTCGGCCCGGATGACAAATTTCTCTCCCGGGTGGCGCACGTGAAGGGAGACCTTGGGCTGCTTGTCCCAACCTGTCTTCTCGCCCTTCAGGAAATGGCCAAAGAATTTCTTCTGCAAGTTCACACCGTAGTCCGTGTAAAAGTGCGTGAAGTGATCCAGGCCGTGTATCTCGAGCCATTTCTGCTGGGTGGCTGACTCGAGATAGCCTTCCATGTTTCCGCGGGGATGCAGGCCGACGCCGCCCCAGTTGCCCGCCGAGAGCAGCGGCACGTTGATTTTCGAATAATCGGGCATGCGCGCCTTCCAGTAGTCGTCGATCAGCGGATGAACGAGCAGATCCTTTCCATAGTCCGTCCGATTCGCGTTCAACTCCTCGTCCGTCAGCGTTTCGGGGCCCGAACTCCACTCCCCGTTAATCCGGCTGCGGAAATCGCGGTCCCCCCGGCCGTGCTGTCGGAGCGTGACCGTATCCTGAAACCAGAGGCCGGCGAATTGGTTCAGAATGCCGCCGTGGTGACTGAGGTCGCGGTAGAAGTCGGCCGCCCCCTCCCAGACGCACATCGCGGCAAGATGGGGCGGCTGGAGGCTCGCCACCTGCCACTGGTTCATCCCGTAGTAGGAGATTCCATTGAGCCCCACCTTTCCGTTGCACCAGGGCAAGGCGGCGGCCCACTCGATGCAATCGTGAAAATCCTTGGTCTCCCGGGGGGAAAACACCTCCATATAGCCGGGCGAGCGGCCCGCTCCGCGCGAATCCACCCGAACGCAGGCGTAGCCGTCCGGCACCCATCTTTCCGGATCCATCACCTCCCAGTTCTGGTACTTGTTCGTCGTTCCCGACAACGCTTCGGGGTATTTTTCATTCAGCACCTTCCACTGGTTGGGATAGCCGTCCATGAAGTGAAGCCACTTGGCGTAAGGGCCGTAGGTCATGATGGCGGGATATTTTCCTTCCGCGATGGGCCGGTACACATCCGCCCGGAGGACCACCCCGTCGTCCATCTTGATGGGCACATCCCAATCGATTCGCATCCCGTCGCGCACTTCGCTCTTGTAGTCGCTCATTGCCCTTTCTCCTCGAGTTTCTGGGACGTTATGTATTTTTGCAGATGATAGATTCTAATCGCTTTTGGGTTGTTTTGGGTACCAAGGAAGGGCCCGGCAGAACTTCCGCAAGTCGTTGAATTTTCAGCCTGAGTTTCAGAAGGGAAAATTTAAATCGTCCGCATCGCACGGGCCCGCATGGCATGAACCGTTTCACTCGTATGCAAAAACGCGACCACATCGCGCACCAGCCGCTCCATGGGCGCTTCCGTCATGTAGCCGGCGCCGCCCCATATTTCCATGGAGCGTCTGGCGATTCGCTCGCTGGCCTCGGAGGCAAAAATTCTGGCCAGAATACTTTCCTGAATATTGGGGTCCCCCTGTCCCGCCCGCCATGCGGCGGCCTGGAGGGCGCGACGGGCCGCGATCATCTCCATCAGGTTTTCACACAGCATAAAACCCACGGTTTGGTGTTCGATGATCGGCTTTCCGCCCTGAATCCGGTCGCGGGCATGGGCCACCGCATGTTCATGCGCGCGGCGAGCGGTTCCAAGTACCGCCGCGGAAGGCAAAACATAATAAGCATGATTCGAGCGGCGCCATGCATCCCGGTCACATGAAATTTTTTTTTCTTCCGAAATCCTGATTTTCTCGAACGCCAACGCCACGTCCTGACATGCGCGCATTCCCATCGAATCGTAGTGCCGCACCTGGCGGATACCGCTCGATGGGGCATCGAGGAGAAACCCTTGCCGGCCATCTTCTGGCGGCGCATCGAGGGTGAGCAACATGAAGCGCGCCGCCGCCCCGTTCATGACATGGGGAGCATATCCGTCAAGGATCCAGTCCTCCCCCTGGCGTATCGCCGAAGCCGGAACCTGCCCGGCCGGATCCGCATACGGCATCCGATTCTCGGGAGAGAGCGCCGCGGAAATTTCGACCCGGGCCAAATGCGCGGCATGCTCCGCCACGAATCCGGCGCAAAATGATCTGAACTGGCTTTCTCCGCAAATGTTGTTCAGCGTGTGCGCTACACACCAATCCTGCACAAACGTGACGGCAATCCCCAAATCCCCCCCGCCCAGCTCTTCGCCGACAAAACAGAGCGTCAGCAGGTCGGCGCCCCCCCCGCCCCTCTCCTCCGGGACGGCCAGCGTGCGGAGCCCGAGCCGGCTTCCCCGCTCAAGAAGCTCCGCAGGAAATCTCTCCTCCGGCTTTTTCGTGCGGTCGATCGCATCGGCCAGAGGAGCGATTTCCTGGCGAACAAAATCACCGGCCATCCGCTGCAGGGCAATGTGCGTATCATCAAGTGTGAAATCCATGAATCTCCACTCTCGTCCGGGCGAGTTCTTCCCGGCTCACCCATTCAGGCGATGAAGCCAGGGCCTCTTTTGCCTACCATTCATCCTCGCCCGCCGGGGCCAGGAGAGGTGCCGCCTTGAGCTTCACGGCCTCATTTGTCCCAAAACCGTGCAAGTAACTGAGAACATCCCGCCAGCACTTC is a genomic window containing:
- a CDS encoding response regulator, which encodes MTRILVTESNDVLRLSIQNSLRREGYEVFAAASGQEVIDLLARNRFHLLILDYEFEGMSAPKVLEALKTEGEEPPRAMVLSSNGSAEAVQACIRAGAKDFVLKPIHVSSLVERVAKLLPKPGESATGVA
- a CDS encoding alpha/beta fold hydrolase; translation: MEEQIQFYSDGLKLSGLIHVQEEWKGEKRPGVIVIHGYTGRKETYVPPYARELLGRGYVVMDFYHRGFGDSEGVPLRNNPEEQVRDILCAVAHLQSRPEIDPDRIGVLGLSHGGCTAIKAAALDENIRCVISIGGPGNGERWMRSKWSYSDWLDFLDRLKEDRVRRVIEGESRRFPYQEISPPGRAEQEAFRKMYRPEDKNPQGYPLENIDYAMAFRAEDFVHRIAPRPVLFIHTERDTMVPLVEAESLYARAGEPKKLLVIPGGSHAEVYEAINPAIFRIAADASLEWLGRHL
- a CDS encoding dienelactone hydrolase family protein; its protein translation is MATGMDPENVVLTEPVEGSAFPVHLMYVETLDGLYAPIGLRKPEGKGPFPVVLLASGNGGGGMAWIRDAVQNRGLIMEHLLEAGYAAVWLRYRAEVELGYNNGGKLIEDMRQGRQLLNRSPLEYEDEICIIDHLKTLPHIDPDRIGLIGMSHGGEMVLKITSEYHGVAAAVASEPASHEFLALTPDHTATVNEETRLRNIEEMQMHEIEKVRARIDKALAMERIRTIQTPILVMGRDTDHLQGIFRTTYDLLKEAGKEVEWVSYDHPRHGYIYPLRGAGDAYEINAVQEEAIRTVVNFFDRHMKA
- a CDS encoding CocE/NonD family hydrolase is translated as MSDYKSEVRDGMRIDWDVPIKMDDGVVLRADVYRPIAEGKYPAIMTYGPYAKWLHFMDGYPNQWKVLNEKYPEALSGTTNKYQNWEVMDPERWVPDGYACVRVDSRGAGRSPGYMEVFSPRETKDFHDCIEWAAALPWCNGKVGLNGISYYGMNQWQVASLQPPHLAAMCVWEGAADFYRDLSHHGGILNQFAGLWFQDTVTLRQHGRGDRDFRSRINGEWSSGPETLTDEELNANRTDYGKDLLVHPLIDDYWKARMPDYSKINVPLLSAGNWGGVGLHPRGNMEGYLESATQQKWLEIHGLDHFTHFYTDYGVNLQKKFFGHFLKGEKTGWDKQPKVSLHVRHPGEKFVIRAEKEWPLARTQWTKYHLQPAGLGLSTAAPSAASVTYDALGEGLTFFMEPCGKDTEFTGPASAKLFVSSETEDADLFLILRVFTPDMREITFQGSNDPHTPVGMGWLRASHRKLDAQRTLPYRPYHAHDEKQPLQPGEVYELDVEIWPLSIVVPAGHRVALSVRGRDYVYPGFEQPPGAVKGRIYSGVGPFRHNHPGDRPIGIFGGKVTLHSGPGRESHLLLPLIP
- a CDS encoding acyl-CoA/acyl-ACP dehydrogenase, which encodes MDFTLDDTHIALQRMAGDFVRQEIAPLADAIDRTKKPEERFPAELLERGSRLGLRTLAVPEERGGGGADLLTLCFVGEELGGGDLGIAVTFVQDWCVAHTLNNICGESQFRSFCAGFVAEHAAHLARVEISAALSPENRMPYADPAGQVPASAIRQGEDWILDGYAPHVMNGAAARFMLLTLDAPPEDGRQGFLLDAPSSGIRQVRHYDSMGMRACQDVALAFEKIRISEEKKISCDRDAWRRSNHAYYVLPSAAVLGTARRAHEHAVAHARDRIQGGKPIIEHQTVGFMLCENLMEMIAARRALQAAAWRAGQGDPNIQESILARIFASEASERIARRSMEIWGGAGYMTEAPMERLVRDVVAFLHTSETVHAMRARAMRTI